In the Oryza glaberrima chromosome 6, OglaRS2, whole genome shotgun sequence genome, one interval contains:
- the LOC127775418 gene encoding autophagy-related protein 2 — MNFFSGVWVRTMMKRLCKSLLKKRLGDLILGDLDLDQFDLQLTRGTLHLSDIALNADFVNRKLSGSAIMMKEGSIKSLLVRIPLLLNMRDCCEIVVEDLELVLAASVSSEDPSGDTECSVSGSNTDDTQKSVQAKRNESDGNQCSTSASRDVDKGVQRIANAVTCFLTNFNIKLKNSYVVFDPQNILDNKVPEFNRSLVFRIKETEFGTNLSTDGIIKLHNFVTFHEAVIEFLKMDDVDAHALLQDDLDRGPADISSGHSTTAVLTGPIGGFSGKLNLSIPWNGLNFKKLDADISLNSLELRLQLSSIQWLMDVWDSLQRRNLVHEQSYAHNTADISRSASSYVSSSSKSGSGSVIASREHLTEDTFSQLRQEKTQEPSLTMPYLIPDWIPVLIHEDHGDPDSVCDESIDQFFECFEELMNSQTNLGNSGIWDWTCSVFNAITFVSTLASGSDQIPKEPPIEKTLRASIAEISVVLLFSDEMDAGNSSVPISQFDDMRNSEMFSSCLSFAHFEQSMISPAPAASLNMHHVEAKCQNIHLSLETYPENLSLKGSIAAIKLDEYYGSKNNDSDHPNLGAAFLNNNFCREVQASLPQSVFAYQDYHEETSRRHTNNSNDLTKVELLNTFGECVFHYDVSSSGQDGNPVSSTSLSVCLAPLVCWVHFHTIYMLLNFISKIESDVLHGEDKIHRKNDEKNVNLSMKSNVSSGGSQKVQIALSPARVIFCFPSESWDLSCPSMLDKFLVIDHTPSLKSGADSSPHQNEMPNDVNAITPSTLVHLATGNFDIYLVRPVNDELNARTCSLSRQTFSSLKIFSVTGSNCHETGITMLWKKYPLKDPEMVSKTWSLPNLHEQKIAQNKNGKWVGVSSSTTSEDLEESSSSIRRELLRSTEFLLHIKLSCVSVHLSKKDCGILNHLLKNILDGLSDGATGNFENDSDNCMPIHDTASQTSVIFECSILDICIELDETVEVGPLLQTELEGSWNCLKLSISKFSLLSSSNVGGVNNANFLWVNHGEGELWGSITGMDDKSYEESKDVLLVVCKDSASRRGDGEGSNILSFGTAGCSVTHIMNPKFQKNYTSINVRSATAVAPGGRMDWISAICLLFSSASDGTEQPANSSTMNDSQGGEPFSSLFFLELVDVAVSYEPHFRSSALSAEAPDCKYFSCLLAASLFKLHSKSASNSTATDFDIELRDLGVLICGSSSFKNVSCGYGADYLRRMGYAKIVQNTFIEAVLRIDTSFWKLELSDSQFDIGTCHDTTHGVIRLCSQLQQLYAPDMRDALDHLQSRWNSVQQANKQNMGTDVSEKSESSIDNLTDSEECKSDGLLDDIIENAFCTDQDFASYSLSGSEMDEEFGLSKAIPEANDACISLESLLVTPEASTSDDLIIESYYMPPSSSSTLYNEDQGNCAPRTVECDEGEWYNNFPTIDENHVQRNKPREEQIFQQKVKPAIFILNSDESCSLKGKVLIHDIDVKWRMYEGNDWKLAQKDTISRPCSNGRDKRSYLEFIMSALNIQFNMYPDGDIFVSKLSISAKDINICDQSTHAPWKMVLGCYNSKDYPRESCSSAFMLELESVRPEPQAPLEDYRLHLEILPLQLHLDQGQLNFLISFFQNDLCNNPNLACENENIDAQSTMYRSDTIADEALLPFFQKFDVKPLVLHINYIPRHFDPVALSKGNYAELLNIFPWKGIDLKLKQVSAMGVYGFNNICEIVAAEWLEDISKNQVHKLLKGLPPIKSLVAVSSGTKKLVSLPIKSYKKDRKLLKGMQRGAVAFIRSVSIEAVGLGVHLAAGAHDMLLKTESALTAIPPPLASREAKRTKDNVRANQPESAQEGLKKAYESLTDGFGRTASALIGNPIKVYNRGAGAGSALATAICGAPGAAVAPLSASFRAAHYTLLGIRNSLDPERKKESMYKYHGPPQL; from the exons ATGAATTTCTTCTCGGGGGTATGGGTGAGGACGATGATGAAGCGGCTGTGCAAGTCGCTGCTGAAGAAGCGGCTCGGGGATCTGATCCTGGGGGACCTCGACCTCGACCAGTTCGACCTGCAGCTCACCCGCGGCACGCTCCACCTCTCCGACATCGCCCTCAACGCCGACTTCGTCAACCGCAAG TTGTCAGGATCTGCTATCATGATGAAGGAAGGATCGATAAAATCCCTGCTAGTTAGAATTCCTCTACTATTAAACATGCGCGACTGTTGCGAGATTGTCGTGGAGGATTTGGAACTTGTGCTTGCTGCATCTGTTTCTAGCGAAGATCCTTCTGGTGATACTGAATGCTCTGTTTCTGGTAGTAATACTGACGACACACAGAAATCAGTCCAGGCCAAAAGAAATGAATCTGATGGCAATCAGTGTTCTACCTCTGCATCTCGAGATGTCGACAAAGGTGTCCAGAGGATAGCTAATGCTGTCACATGTTTTCTTACCAACTTTAACATCAAGTTAAAAAACTCTTATGTTGTATTTGATCCTCAAAACATTTTGGATAACAAGGTCCCAGAATTTAATCGATCACTGGTTTTCCGAATCAAAGAGACAGAATTTGGAACCAATCTTTCAACAGATGGTATAATCAAACTTCACAATTTTGTGACATTCCATGAGGCGGTCATTGAGTTTTTGAAGATGGATGATGTCGATGCGCATGCACTTCTTCAGGATGATTTGGATAGAGGACCAGCAGACATTTCATCAGGTCATAGCACTACCGCGGTCTTGACAGGTCCTATCGGTGGATTCTCAGGGAAATTGAACTTAAGCATCCCATGGAATGGCTTGAACTTTAAGAAACTTGATGCAGATATATCTCTTAATTCATTAGAATTGCGGTTACAACTGAGCAGTATCCAATGGCTCATGGatgtgtgggattctctccaaaGAAGAAATCTAGTACATGAACAGAGTTATGCCCATAATACCGCAGACATATCTAGATCTGCCAGTTCATATGTATCAAGCTCTTCAAAATCAGGTTCAGGTTCTGTGATAGCTAGCAGGGAACATTTGACAGAGGACACATTTTCTCAACTCAGGCAAGAAAAAACACAAGAGCCTTCCCTGACTATGCCATACTTGATTCCGGACTGGATTCCAGTGCTTATCCATGAGGATCACGGTGACCCTGATTCAGTTTGTGATGAAAG CATCGACCAGTTCTTTGAATGTTTTGAGGAACTGATGAACTCCCAGACTAATCTGGGAAACAGTGGCATATGGGATTGGACATGTTCAGTGTTCAATGCAATTACCTTTGTATCCACTTTAGCTTCTGGATCAGATCAAATTCCTAAAG AACCGCCGATAGAGAAAACCTTGCGGGCTTCCATTGCTGAGATATCTGTTGTTCTTTTGTTCAGTGATGAAATGGATGCTGGCAATTCCAGTGTTCCTATCAGTCAATTCGATGACATGagaaattctgaaatgttttcAAGCTGCCTTTCCTTTGCACATTTTGAGCAATCAATGATATCTCCTGCTCCTGCTGCCAGCTTGAATATGCATCACGTTGAAGCCAAGTGTCAGAACATTCATCTTTCCCTGGAG ACATATCCTGAAAACCTAAGTCTCAAGGGATCAATTGCTGCTATAAAGCTTGATGAATACTATGGCAGTAAGAACAATGATTCAGATCATCCAAATCTTGGTGCTGCTTTCTTGAACAATAATTTTTGCAGAGAAGTTCAAGCTTCTCTCCCTCAATCTGTATTTGCTTATCAAGATTACCATGAGGAAACATCACGCCGTCATACCAACAATTCAAATGACCTCACTAAGGTCGAATTGCTAAACACGTTTGGTGAGTGCGTATTCCACTATGATGTCAGTTCCTCAGGTCAAGATGGCAACCCAGTAAGCTCAACTTCACTATCAGTCTGTTTGGCTCCTTTGGTTTGCTGGGTGCACTTTCACACAATATATATGCTACTGAATTTTATCAGTAAAATCGAGTCTGATGTTTTGCATGGGGAGGATAAAATTCATAGGAAGAATGACGAAAAAAATGTCAATTTGTCTATGAAGTCAAATGTTTCTTCGGGAGGAAGCCAAAAGGTTCAGATAGCCCTGTCGCCTGCAAGAGTCATCTTTTGCTTTCCTTCTGAATCATGGGATTTGAGCTGCCCATCCATGCTGGATAAGTTCCTTGTCATTGACCACACACCATCTCTGAAATCAGGAGCAGATTCATCTCCACATCAAAATGAAATGCCTAATGATGTCAATGCAATCACACCATCTACTTTGGTCCATTTGGCTACAGGGAACTTTGACATCTATTTGGTTAGACCAGTTAATGATGAACTGAATGCTAGAACCTGTTCTCTGAGTAGGCAAACTTTCTCTTCTCTGAAGATTTTCTCTGTTACCGGATCCAATTGTCATGAAACTGGCATTACGATGCTCTGGAAGAAGTATCCTTTAAAAGACCCTGAGATGGTGAGCAAAACTTGGAGTTTGCCAAACCTGCATGAGCAAAAGATTGCTCAGAACAAAAATGGTAAATGGGTTGGTGTTTCCTCTTCTACAACCTCAGAAGATCTTGAGGAATCAAGTTCCAGTATACGCAGGGAGCTCCTCCGGAGCACAGAGTTTTTGTTGCACATTAAACTTTCTTGTGTCTCAGTTCATCTCAGTAAGAAGGACTGTGGGATACTAAACCATTTGCTAAAAAACATCCTTGATGGTCTTTCAGATGGAGCAACTGGAAATTTTGAAAATGACAGTGACAATTGTATGCCAATCCATGATACTGCTAGCCAAACATCTGTCATTTTTGAATGCAGCATCTTGGATATCTGCATTGAATTGGATGAAACTGTTGAAGTTGGTCCTTTATTGCAGACTGAACTAGAAGGTTCCTGGAACTGTCTCAAATTgtcaatttcaaaattttctctGCTATCCTCTTCTAATGTTGGCGGGGTTAACAATGCGAATTTTCTTTGGGTCAATCATGGTGAAGGTGAGCTCTGGGGCTCTATTACTGGTATGGATGATAAAAGCTATGAAGAAAGCAAAGATGTTCTTCTAGTTGTTTGCAAGGATTCGGCAAGTAGACGAGGTGATGGTGAAGGTAGCAATATCTTGTCTTTTGGAACTGCGGGCTGTTCTGTGACTCATATCATGAACCCAAAGTTTCAGAAGAATTATACTTCTATCAATGTTCGTTCTGCGACAGCCGTTGCACCTGGTGGCCGCATGGATTGGATAAGCGCGATTTGCCTACTGTTTAGTTCAGCTTCAGATGGAACTGAACAACCAGCTAATAGTAGCACAATGAACGATTCCcagggtggtgaacctttttcATCACTGTTCTTTCTTGAGCTGGTTGATGTTGCTGTGAGCTATGAACCTCATTTCAGAAGTTCTGCGCTCAGCGCTGAAGCTCCAGACTGCAAATACTTTTCATGCCTTTTAGCTGCATCATTGTTTAAACTTCACAGCAAATCTGCATCAAACTCTACAGCTACTGATTTTGATATCGAGCTGCGAGATCTCGGGGTTCTCATTTGTGGATCCTCTAGTTTTAAAAATGTCAGTTGTGGCTATGGTGCAGATTACCTCCGTCGGATGGGCTATGCTAAGATTGTGCAGAATACATTCATTGAAGCTGTTCTAAGAATTGATACTTCCTTTTGGAAACTCGAATTATCAGACTCGCAATTCGATATTGGTACTTGTCACGATACGACACATGGTGTTATTCGATTGTGCTCCCAGCTTCAGCAGCTATATGCTCCAGATATGCGGGATGCTTTAGATCATCTACAATCCAGATGGAATAGTGTCCAACAGGCAAACAAGCAAAATATGGGCACTGATGTGTCAGAAAAGTCAGAGAGTAGCATTGATAATCTGACAGATTCAGAGGAGTGCAAGTCAGATGGTTTGCTTGATGATATAATTGAGAATGCCTTTTGCACTGACCAGGACTTCGCAAGCTACTCATTGAGTGGTAGCGAAATGGATGAAGAGTTTGGCCTGAGTAAGGCCATCCCAGAGGCAAATGATGCCTGTATTTCACTTGAATCATTACTAGTTACCCCTGAAGCCAGTACTAGTGATGATCTAATAATTGAATCTTATTATATGCCaccttcatcatcatcaactcTATACAATGAAGACCAGGGCAATTGTGCTCCTAGAACCGTAGAGTGTGACGAAGGTGAATGGTATAATAATTTTCCCACAATAGATGAAAACCATGTTCAAAGGAACAAACCACGAGAAGAGCAAATATTTCAACAAAAAGTGAAGCCTGCTATTTTCATCTTGAATTCTGATGAATCGTGCAGTCTGAAAGGAAAGGTTCTTATTCATGATATAGATGTCAAGTGGCGGATGTACGAGGGAAATGACTGGAAATTAGCTCAGAAAGATACGATTAGCCGGCCGTGCTCAAATGGCAGAGACAAGAGGTCTTATTTAGAGTTTATTATGTCTGCGCTCAATATCCAGTTCAATATGTATCCAGATGGGGATATTTTTGTTTCTAAGCTATCCATCTCTGCCAAAGACATCAATATTTGCGACCAAAGTACACATGCTCCATGGAAAATG GTTCTTGGTTGCTACAACTCAAAGGATTACCCGAGAGAATCTTGTTCTAGTGCATTCATGTTAGAACTGGAGTCTGTAAGGCCTGAACCACAGGCTCCTTTGGAAGATTACAG GTTACATCTTGAGATTTTGCCTCTACAGTTGCATCTTGATCAAGGGCAACTTAACTTCCTTATCAGTTTCTTCCAGAATGACTTGTGCAACAACCCTAATTTGGCTTGCGAAAATGAGAATATTGACGCGCAGAGTACAATGTATCGAAGCGATACAATTGCTGATGAGGCATTACTTCCTTTCTTTCAG AAATTTGATGTGAAGCCTCTTGTTCTGCACATTAATTATATTCCTCGGCATTTTGATCCTGTTGCACTTAGCAAAGGAAATTATGCAGAACTTCTCAACATTTTTCCATGGAAG GGAATTGATTTAAAGCTGAAGCAGGTTTCTGCCATGGGTGTTTATGGTTTCAATAATATATGTGAAATAGTAGCTGCAGAATGGTTAGAGGACATCTCAAAAAATCAG GTCCATAAATTGTTAAAAGGGCTTCCACCTATAAAATCATTAGTTGCTGTGAGTTCAGGCACTAAGAAATTGGTCTCTTTACCCATAAAGAGCTATAAGAAGGATCGGAAGTTGCTCAAGGGAATGCAAAGAG GTGCAGTTGCTTTCATTAGAAGTGTTTCCATTGAAGCTGTGGGGCTTGGTGTACATTTGGCGGCAGGAGCTCATGATATGCTTCTAAAGACAGAAAGTGCCCTTACAGCAATTCCACCACCTTTAGCCTCACGTGAAGCAAAAAGAACCAAAGACAATGTAAGAGCTAACCAGCCTGAAAGTGCGCAAGAAGGGCTGAAGAAG GCATATGAAAGCTTGACCGATGGGTTTGGAAGGACTGCCTCTGCTTTGATTGGAAATCCTATTAAAGTTTATAATCGTGGGGCTGGTGCCGGATCAGCTTTGGCTACTGCAATCTGTGGAGCTCCAGGTGCTGCAGTGGCTCCATTATCAGCGTCTTTTCGTGCTGCACATTATACACTTCTTGGTATAAGGAATAG CCTTGATCCTGAACGCAAGAAAGAATCTATGTACAAATACCACGGGCCTCCTCAATTGTAG
- the LOC127775908 gene encoding uncharacterized protein LOC127775908 — MDAVETIISTGINIYEATQLSDELSRLQATLPKARFLINRGEWGRFKNKDMAILLSQLKVTTYDAEDLLREFDDQALRQKMEDADRSWAGG, encoded by the exons ATGGACGCCGTGGAAACGATCATCTCAACCGGGATCAACATCTATGAAGCGACCCAGCTGAGCGATGAACTGTCCCGCCTGCAGGCCACCTTGCCCAAGGCTCGCTTCCTCATCAATCGCGGCGAGTGGGGCAGGTTCAAGAACAAGGACATGGCGATCCTTCTGTCGCAGCTCAAGGTCACCACCTACGACGCCGAGGATCTTCTCCGCGAGTTCGATGACCAGGCGCTGCGGCAAAAGATGGAGGACGCTGACCGGAGCTGGGCAG GAGGATGA